The following coding sequences are from one Musa acuminata AAA Group cultivar baxijiao chromosome BXJ1-6, Cavendish_Baxijiao_AAA, whole genome shotgun sequence window:
- the LOC135677441 gene encoding early nodulin-like protein 4 encodes MGSAVVLVGVLMALMSSCCAYDFYVGGRHGWVKHPCESYNSWAGRNRFRVHDRLIFKYKQGNDSVLVVTEADYNSCNVADPIGCHTDGNSVFQFNRSGPFYFISGAAGHCAHGQKLIVVVLATRNPIPSPPPAPAEPPYWPPPTPSLSPYPSPASAPSTPGNSPSTPLPPRPSSSASDLAVSKVSLGLTLLMALGRLLG; translated from the exons ATGGGGTCGGCTGTTGTTTTGGTGGGAGTTCTGATGGCCCTAATGTCTTCATGCTGCGCTTATGACTTCTACGTTGGTGGAAGACATGGTTGGGTGAAACACCCTTGCGAGAGCTACAACAGCTGGGCTGGGAGGAACCGGTTTCGAGTCCATGACAGGCtca TATTCAAGTACAAGCAAGGGAATGACTCGGTTCTCGTGGTGACCGAAGCTGACTATAACTCATGCAACGTGGCCGATCCCATTGGGTGCCACACCGATGGCAACTCAGTCTTCCAGTTCAACCGCTCAGGCCCCTTCTACTTCATCAGTGGCGCCGCCGGCCATTGTGCGCACGGCCAGAAGCTCATCGTGGTCGTGCTGGCGACCAGAAACCCCATACCCAGTCCGCCGCCAGCACCGGCTGAGCCTCCATACTGGCCACCACCGACGCCGTCTCTATCCCCATACCCATCACCCGCTTCTGCCCCATCGACGCCCGGAAATTCACCATCGACGCCGTTGCCGCCACGGCCGTCGTCATCTGCGTCCGATTTGGCTGTTTCTAAAGTTTCTCTTGGACTAACACTGCTTATGGCGTTGGGCCGCCTCCT
- the LOC103987835 gene encoding MADS-box transcription factor 3-like: MGRGKIEIKRIENTTSRQVTFCKRRNGLLKKAYELSVLCDAEVALVVFSSRGRLFEYANNSVKATIERYKKACSDTAGTGSVPQLNAQHYQQESAKLQQQINHIQSTNRSLMGEGLSSMSLRDMKQLENKLEKGISKIRTKKNELLNAEIEYMQKREMELQNDNVFLRNKITENERAQQQMNSLPSTSEYEILTPFDSRNFLQVLQPTQHYSQHQQAGLQLG, translated from the exons ATGGGGCGAGGGAAGATCGAGATCAAGAGGATCGAGAACACGACCAGCCGGCAGGTGACCTTCTGCAAGCGCCGCAACGGCCTTCTCAAGAAGGCCTACGAATTGTCCGTCTTGTGCGACGCCGAGGTCGCCCTCGTCGTCTTCTCCAGCCGCGGCCGCCTCTTCGAGTACGCCAACAACAG TGTGAAAGCAACTATTGAAAGGTATAAGAAAGCATGCAGTGATACTGCCGGCACTGGATCTGTCCCGCAACTTAATGCTCAG CACTACCAGCAAGAATCAGCAAAACTCCAACAGCAAATCAACCACATACAAAGCACCAACAG GAGTTTGATGGGTGAGGGTCTCAGCTCCATGAGCCTCAGAGACATGAAGCAACTCGAGAATAAATTGGAGAAAGGCATAAGCAAAATAAGAACCAAAAAG AACGAGCTGTTGAATGCTGAAATCGAgtacatgcagaaaagg GAGATGGAGCTGCAAAATGACAATGTCTTCCTAAGGAacaag ATAACAGAGAATGAGAGAGCCCAACAACAGATGAACAGTCTGCCTTCAACAAGTGAGTACGAGATCTTGACACCATTTGATTCAAGGAACTTCCTGCAAGTTCTGCAACCCACTCAGCATTATTCCCAGCACCAGCAAGCAGGCCTCCAACTTGG ATGA